The following coding sequences are from one Rhipicephalus microplus isolate Deutch F79 chromosome 3, USDA_Rmic, whole genome shotgun sequence window:
- the LOC142803755 gene encoding zinc finger MYM-type protein 1-like, producing MNLQDCRSQCYDNAAVMAGQKSGVSQRIAEKNKLAIFVNCDNHSLNLVGVHAAKEEAMMMTFFGTIEALYVFFSRSTYRWEKLKNAVPVVVKSESETRWSARVEAVKPVGRYLEKILEVVQEMSNNDQETSETKSDAALLQKRILSYDFLILLGFWNKVLVRIDRVQKRLQDPKMNFHDAALDMKALRDHFHEERETLVSESLGEGLRLCETYDVDVERRARRKKQMPGEKSKGEALTAKQETERVMKCTLDRLHSEIDQRFTRLQDTDLKFGFLLDINKLCYSEDKNELKTNCNTFGNFYSSDVNAQDLYEEILDCRLLLSRRIDQTVSRPEELLKFIVEYGDDGVFPNLRVALQMMLTIGVSIAGCERSFSKLKLILSYLRATMGQDRLTDLALLSVEREETEKTNFDVIIEQFASSKARKVQL from the coding sequence ATGAACTTACAGGACTGTCGGTCACAATGCTACGACAACGCTGCCGTGATGGCTGGACAAAAAAGTGGTGTCAGTCAAAGAATCGCGGAAAAAAACAAACTGGCAATCTTTGTAAACTGCGACAACCACTCACTGAACTTGGTTGGTGTACATGCTGCTAAGGAAGAAGCCATGATGATGACTTTTTTTGGGACCATCGAAGCACTTTACGTGTTTTTTTCTCGCTCAACGTACCGTTGGGAGAAATTAAAAAATGCAGTGCCTGTTGTTGTGAAATCAGAGTCTGAGACCAGATGGAGTGCAAGGGTCGAAGCAGTGAAGCCGGTCGGTAGATACCTTGAGAAGATACTTGAAGTTGTTCAGGAAATGTCAAATAATGACCAAGAAACGAGCGAGACGAAAAGTGATGCTGCACTACTGCAGAAGCGGATATTAAGTTATGATTTTTTGATTTTGCTGGGCTTTTGGAACAAGGTACTTGTTCGCATAGACCGTGTTCAAAAAAGACTGCAAGATCCTAAAATGAACTTTCACGATGCTGCCTTAGACATGAAAGCTCTCAGAGATCACTTTCATGAAGAAAGGGAAACTCTGGTAAGTGAGTCACTTGGTGAAGGGCTTCGTCTCTGTGAGACGTATGATGTCGACGTTGAAAGGCGTGCACGACGAAAAAAACAGATGCCTGGTGAAAAGTCGAAAGGAGAGGCGTTGACGGCTAAACAGGAAACAGAAAGGGTTATGAAATGCACACTCGATCGTCTTCATTCGGAAATCGACCAGAGGTTTACTCGCCTGCAGGACACCGACCTCAAGTTTGGCTTTCTGCTCGACATCAACAAGCTGTGCTACAGCGAAGACAAAAACGAACTAAAAACAAATTGCAACACATTTGGCAATTTCTACAGTTCCGACGTTAACGCGCAAGACCTCTATGAAGAGATTTTAGATTGTAGGCTGCTGCTTTCACGGCGTATTGACCAGACAGTATCAAGACCGGAGGAACTTCTTAAATTTATTGTGGAGTATGGTGATGATGGCGTATTCCCCAACCTTCGCGTCGCCCTTCAGATGATGTTAACCATTGGAGTTTCCATCGCTGGCTGTGAGAGGTCCTTCAGCAAGCTGAAGCTAATACTCTCCTATTTGCGTGCCACAATGGGCCAAGACAGACTTACTGACCTTGCGCTACTGAGTGTGGAAAGAGAAGAAACTGAAAAAACGAACTTTGACGTCATTATAGAACAGTTTGCTTCATCGAAAGCAAGGAAAGTGCAGCTCTAG